The following coding sequences lie in one Mycteria americana isolate JAX WOST 10 ecotype Jacksonville Zoo and Gardens chromosome 15, USCA_MyAme_1.0, whole genome shotgun sequence genomic window:
- the IFT22 gene encoding intraflagellar transport protein 22 homolog — protein sequence MLKAKVLLVGPRESGKSVLANFVSESIEGIGSYSPTQGVRILEYEKPNLNGNSKGAGCRFELWDCSGDQKFETCWPALMKDSHGVIIIFNPELPSHLKEIEMWYSCFVQQQPLLDSQCLLVAHHKPGSAGDTENLSLAYPLNKLKLIHSNLEEDPEDVRMEFMKYFRSIITLINESREREEMSIIS from the exons ATGCTGAAGGCGAAGGTGCTGCTCGTGGGGCCCCGCGAG TCTGGAAAATCAGTGTTGGCAAACTTTGTTTCGGAGAGCATAGAAGGGATTGGCAGCTACAGCCCAACGCAAGGTGTAAG gatcctggaatatgagaagccGAACTTGAACGGTAACAGCAAGGGAGCTGGGTGTCGATTTGAGCTGTGGGATTGCAGTGGTGATCAAAA GTTTGAAACATGCTGGCCAGCTCTGATGAAGGACTCTCATGGCGTAATAATAATCTTCAATCCTGAGCTGCCTAGTCACctgaaagaaattgaaatgtGGTACTCCTGTtttgtgcagcagcagccactgcttgaTAGTCAGTGTCTCCTAGTTGCACATCACAAACCAGGCAGTGCGGGGGACACAGAAAATCTGTCCTTGG CTTACCCGCTGAACAAGCTGAAACTAATACATTCCAACTTAGAAGAAGATCCTGAAGATGTTCGGATGGAATTTATGAAATACTTCAGAAGCATTATCACCTTAATAAATGagagcagagagagggaagaaatgtCAATTATCTcataa